GTGTGGATGCACTCGTGCGTAAAGAAGGAATACACCAGAACACTGCACAGTAGCACGGTAAATTTAGTGATGACCTCGATACGATATGAATGAACAATCTTACAAGACAAATACTACAAGTAAGACTTGTCTGTAGACAAGGCTGAGCCAAAAATTTCAACCATTACAAGGGAACCATGAGGTTATGTCAAAAAGTTAGTTGAATTCTCTCGTTAGGTTTGTTTCATCCGAATGTGTCCACCATATTCAATCACCATTGGCGAGACCTCATGCACAACTGTGGAAATTAGAAAGGTAAGAGAAGTGCAGAAAGAACGAAAACCTCCCACCGCCGAATGATATGCCTCGagattaaaaagaaaaagtccaaTCCCCCAACGCCTTTGCCATGCGCGGTGCGCGCAACCTATTTGGACCATATGCACGCATCAATGAGGAATTAAGAAAAATCAATTGCCCTGACCACCGGAAGGAGGCTGAGAGCCGGGCATACCAGGCTGGCCACCCATCATGAATCCGGGAGGCAGCATGGGCATGCTGGCAAAGTTGAAACCATAGGAAGGAACTGCAGGTGCGGCTCCCTGGTTGTTCATGTTTGGCATATCAAGTTCTCCACCTCCCATCTGGGGCCCACCGCCGTATCCATCACGCTCAGGACGGCGACCGCCGAAACGAGCATCCTGGGGGTTAGGGTTGGTGCGAGTGGAAATTGGGCCACGCTTGCCGCCAGTGTCAGTGGCGATACGACGGCTGATAGCCTTGGAAGAGACACCTGCGCCAATTTCAATGTCGGGCTCTTCAACAATCATTCCAGATTCAATCGGACGTCCACCAGTCCCACCATATTCGGCCGAAAGCATCCACTTGCGATCAGCTTCAGTCAATCTCTCAATCGGGATTATGCTAACTCCAGTCTGGTAGTCGCTGCAGTCACGGGGACCAAAGCCAACACCCCAACGAGTCTATATTGATAAGGTTAGTGATAAGGTCCAGCCACCCCAGGGGAGGATaaataaaaagaaaacgaagaaAAAGACTTACCCTGAGTTGCATCTCGCCGGTACGGTAAGACTCCATTCCATCACGTGCCTGCATGGCATCGGTGCGGCTGACCATCTTAATAAAAGCGTGGCGCTTGTCCACGTTGACGATGCAAGTTTGAACGATTCCAAACTGACCAAAGAGCTGACGCAGGTGAGCCTCAGAGGAGGTGACACCACCAACGAAAAGAGTTCGGCTCAAGACTTTGATCATACCCTGACCAATCGAATAGTCCCATTCAATGAACTTGGGTCCAGGGGGAGGCAAGTTAGGATCCTTGTTACGAGCAGGCGAAGGCGAGCGACGTCtaccaccacggccaccagGAGGGCTACGCTGGCGATACTCATTACCACGACGGCCGCGCACATCGCGCGGGTCTCCACGACGACCAGGCGATTCTCCATATTCTCCATAAACAGGGCTGTCACGACGGCGAGGAGGCGAAGCAGTGCGGCGTCTATCCCAGCCTGGAGAGCGAGAGCGACGACGATATCCAGTGGGCGGCGAGCGAGGGTAATCACGGCCACGATCATCCTTATTCTGGGTGTCCGAATGACCCCATCCACCAACGTTCTGTCCTTGCATCGGATTAAATCCAGCCATCGGTCCACCAGGCATCACAGGCA
Above is a window of Penicillium digitatum chromosome 2, complete sequence DNA encoding:
- a CDS encoding ENTH/VHS; translated protein: MSSAVAELENLLQSMLALKPPGVSGSKIGGITNLCNANVQNESVLIQKIYTHFKKAPGSHKLGVLYVVDSVTRQWVEAARKAGQVPGGDAPDGTFAAGVKRVTDLLPILMTDIINNAPHDQKDKIKKLVDIWERGATFPTPMLASFKEKLNAAQNVESNTPEGSPAPNANPIGIPQQSAAPDTSSILKALADMAKQNTTAPAAPSSHAPANPLGAFNSASVTPANDPSSHMAAAMNALGAGGPVAPPFAGMPGMGQNPALQPQGQSGTPISMPAANPLTAMLPQAAQPAPDSNAMAQQLQLLQMLAAQGIPQDQWGTALQLFSMTNNGGMGGIPGMPGMPGMPVMPGGPMAGFNPMQGQNVGGWGHSDTQNKDDRGRDYPRSPPTGYRRRSRSPGWDRRRTASPPRRRDSPVYGEYGESPGRRGDPRDVRGRRGNEYRQRSPPGGRGGRRRSPSPARNKDPNLPPPGPKFIEWDYSIGQGMIKVLSRTLFVGGVTSSEAHLRQLFGQFGIVQTCIVNVDKRHAFIKMVSRTDAMQARDGMESYRTGEMQLRTRWGVGFGPRDCSDYQTGVSIIPIERLTEADRKWMLSAEYGGTGGRPIESGMIVEEPDIEIGAGVSSKAISRRIATDTGGKRGPISTRTNPNPQDARFGGRRPERDGYGGGPQMGGGELDMPNMNNQGAAPAVPSYGFNFASMPMLPPGFMMGGQPGMPGSQPPSGGQGN